AAGACTTTTACTTTCCTTGTATGGTGATGTGAGTAATGACTAATGATAGCGTGTGCGTGCAAATATAAAATAGGATACCAAAGGACATAATGCACAAAGTGCCCACAACTTTACTCCACAGTTTGGAAGGAATGCCAGATTTGGACTGGCAAAAGCTACTTCAATTTCAGTGCACTGATGGATCTTTACTCTTCTCTCCATCTTCCACTGCCTTTGCACTTATGCAGACTCATGATCATAATTGCCTCAATTATCTCACTAATGCTGTCGAAAAATTCAACGGcggaggtatatatatatatatatacatacattttaATTGATCATGTTAACTGAATATTTATAAACTTGTCACACTGACTTACAAATTTACTTTTAACATCCAGTTCCAAATGTGTATCCCGTGGACTTATTTGAGCATATTTGGATCGTTGATCGATTACAAAGACTTGGAATATCTCGTTATTTTAAGGCAGAAATTGAAGAGTGCATTGAATACGTAAACAGGTACTAAactatatattatattgtgtactTTTAATCAAGTTGAGGAATTTGTGGACTATGATAGTTTATCGTTTCCACTAAGTAGGAAtcccactttttatttttatttttggtttctaGTGCTAGTAGAGTAcagtattattttatatattctgaCTGTGgaataaaatatgtttttgttttttagatACTGGACAAATATAGGAATCTGCTGGGCTAGAAATTCCCCAATTCAAGATATTGATGACACGGCCATGGCTTTTAGACTTTTGCGATTGCATGGCTACGTGGTTTCTGCTGGTTAGTCATTTTCCACTCCACTACAATATGTTAACATAAGTAAAAGAATTcatatataagtatattttaCTCAATTATAACAAGGTTTGCTCCATTTTTTGTTACCCAATTACCAAGAGTCCGAAAAGTTttctttaaatcaagatttcttttcatatgtttttaaattttttaattattacttattataatttataatattatttacttacgtagtttttaaattaaaaagtgaaGATTTTCGATTTGAATTCACAACGAAAATTTGACAATTTAACCCTCGTATCTCGAAAGTTGTCCTCAGCCGAAGGTCTATCAAAAGTAACCTTTTTACTTCAGGACTGGGGTAATGATATAATCTGCGTGTACTGTATCCTTACCAGACCCCACATGgactatgttgttgttgtaatcccGAAAGTTGGTCCCAGAGTATACTGGTTTCATTTTAATGGAATATTCTTCTCTTTATCGTACACAAAACAAAATGCTATTGTACTCATACTTAATGTACTTGTTTATTTTGTCAGATGTATTCAAACATTTTGAGAGTGGGGGTGAATTTTTCTGCTTCGTGGGACAATCGAACCAGGCAGTGACAGGAATGTATAATCTTTACAGGGCATCTCAGTTAATGTTTCCAGGAGAGAAAATATTTGAACATGCAAAAATATTCACCTCTAATTTTCTTCGAGAAAAACGAGCTCAAAATCAATTGCTAGACAAGTGGATCATCACAAAAGATTTACCTGGAGAGGTACATACATATGAATAGCAGTTGGACTAATatcattagttttattttctcactaaaaataattactatacctttatattttaattttttttacaggTGGGATATGCATTAGATGTACCATGGTATGCTAGCTTGCCCAGACTAGAAACAAGGTTCTTTCTAGAACAATATGGTGGTGAAGACGATGTATGGATTGGCAAAACTTTGTATAGGTAAGTTTAACAGGAGTACTTTTTCTTGCCAAATCACACAATAACGTAACCTTTTTCCATGATGGTTAAtagaaagaatttaagttttttttcgCAAATATTTAGATCGTCAGGTCATTTAGAAAGTAGTTGCAAGTGAACATAATTTATATCTTGTGTAATTAAGACTTTATGTTGTAGACTTTTTTAAACAGTCATTGTATAGTCTTTATATACTTTTGCAATAAAGAGACGTCgcatgataaaataaacaaaagagGTTTGTTGTTTTCTTAAAGGGTGCTAGCTTGTGTGGATATATTATAGTAGTAATAAGTAATTGGAACCCCACATACTTGCCAAAAGAcggcacacacacacacaccccttTTGTCTGCCTCTCTGTTTGTTTGGTTTCTTTTCTACTGCTATGAAATTAAATGAACACTCATCAATCATTGATTTCTCATTCTTGAATATATATTCAAGAAATGCTACAAAACTAAAACGGCTACAATTAAATACATTCAAAAATTTAGCCTGAAAAATGTTGGGATCCTACAAAGATATTATAAGGACAAATGGGAAAAATCAAGATTCTtgttttcaataattaaaaaagtaacCCATGTTAATAAGTTATTATGACGCTAAACATTCGACACACACGTGCTTTGTCAGTCTTCATTGCACCTCCACGTTAGCCATAAATAATAGCCACAAATCATTTTGACCTATGGAATTTAATGTTtctgatttatttaattaattttctagtacttatttgttttaaattttcaactgatTATGATCTGATACAGGATGCCATTGGTTAACAATAATCGATATCTGGAGCTAGCAAAATCGGATTATAACAATTGCCAAGCTTTGCACCAGTTCGAGTGGAGAAGAATTCTCAAGTAAGTTGCGAATTTTATATGATAGTAATTAATAACAAAGTCATAATAGCCATTTTATTTACTTATCACATTAAAGTAACTTTAGATTTACCCGCTACAAAAAGAAAATCACTACACTTTACCCATTGTCGTCCCATTGTAATAGTGGATCCACGTAACTATTGTTTGTTACATTGATTAAAGTAACTAAACTTTACATAATATAACCATTTATTAGTGTGCGTAACATAAACATAAACTCTCGCAAAAAAGTTACTCCGTATTAAACTTCAAAGTAAGTTGTAACGTAGTTagtttaagaaattttgaaatGATGAACTTCCATGCATGCAGGTGGTACGAAGAATGTGGGCTGGGAGAATTTGGAGTAACAGAAAGTAGCTTGCTGGTGACGTACTATTTAGTTAGTGCAAGCATATTTGAGGCAGAAAGGTCCAAAGAGAGGATGGCTTGGGTCAAAACCGCAGCTCTTATGGACTGTGTGACATGTTATTTTGACAACAAACAATTTTTTGAGCAACACAAGACTGCTTTTATTCACGAATTCACACATTCTTCTAGCAGCACTACTCATCTACACTACCTCAATTCAAGGTAATCTCTATTTCCGTTCCTTCTGTTTCTATTTGTTTGGCTTGATTTGGAGTATGATCGCTAAACTATTAACTAATGTTCGATGTGAGAAGCTAGACTTGCCTAACTTTGTTTGTGTGAGCCGTAAAGtgaataaaaaatcatttttagatAGTGCACAAAATTTAACTAATGACAATGTCATGCAGGTATAATAATGAAGAGAGGCTGGTCGGAATTATTCTGGGAACCCTAAATCAGCTCTCACTGGCTGCCTTGCTGAGCCATGGCAGAGACATACATCACAACCTGCATCATGCTGTAAGTATATTCTATATGATTGATTAGTTGTACGTAGTTATGTATGTATTagttattttttctcaattctacataaattaataaataaattaatccatGACGTTTGCATATTTTCTACGTCTATAGTGGGAAAAGTGGCTGCTTACGTTGGGAGAAGGATTTGATGGAGTTATTGAGGGAGAAGGAGCTGCTGAACTCATAATTCATACGTTGAATTCATGCACAGGTCGATTGGTATCGGATGAAATACTGTCCAATCCAAGTTACCAAAGGCTAATGGAAATTACCAATAGAGTTTGTCACCAACTTCGTCTCTTTCACCTCGACAAGGTTAGccacttctttttattttatgctaGTGATATTTTTTCTCCCTCTGTTTTAAAAGAAGgaatttcttttata
The Capsicum annuum cultivar UCD-10X-F1 chromosome 6, UCD10Xv1.1, whole genome shotgun sequence DNA segment above includes these coding regions:
- the LOC107874554 gene encoding ent-copalyl diphosphate synthase 5; protein product: MSISASYLRFSLTAHYERPSSPANQHPNFFKSNRSSGELHADFNSNLQCNAVSRPRTKEYKEVLHNGSLPVIKWDDIVEEVDMETQTLEVYHPLSNKIIKEHIDGVRSMLRSMEEGEISVSAYDTAWVGLVKDLKGSENPQFPSSLEWIANNQLPDGSWGDSDIFLVYDRIINTLACVIALKSWNLHPDKSLLGISFMRENLSKLGDENAEHMPIGFEVAFPSLIEIAKKLGIDIPYDSPVLQDIYARRQLKLTRIPKDIMHKVPTTLLHSLEGMPDLDWQKLLQFQCTDGSLLFSPSSTAFALMQTHDHNCLNYLTNAVEKFNGGVPNVYPVDLFEHIWIVDRLQRLGISRYFKAEIEECIEYVNRYWTNIGICWARNSPIQDIDDTAMAFRLLRLHGYVVSADVFKHFESGGEFFCFVGQSNQAVTGMYNLYRASQLMFPGEKIFEHAKIFTSNFLREKRAQNQLLDKWIITKDLPGEVGYALDVPWYASLPRLETRFFLEQYGGEDDVWIGKTLYRMPLVNNNRYLELAKSDYNNCQALHQFEWRRILKWYEECGLGEFGVTESSLLVTYYLVSASIFEAERSKERMAWVKTAALMDCVTCYFDNKQFFEQHKTAFIHEFTHSSSSTTHLHYLNSRYNNEERLVGIILGTLNQLSLAALLSHGRDIHHNLHHAWEKWLLTLGEGFDGVIEGEGAAELIIHTLNSCTGRLVSDEILSNPSYQRLMEITNRVCHQLRLFHLDKGQNEDNQRSEKQLGMLLTFSEEIESDMQQLTELVLSQSDLDANIKPTFLAVAKSFYYRTHCDTRTINLHIAKVLFEKVV